A single Haloglycomyces albus DSM 45210 DNA region contains:
- a CDS encoding Bax inhibitor-1/YccA family protein, producing MGAAYGDYNNMTQAPQAQGTMTYDDVISRTAMLIGATFVGALVTWILARGAMEQQVMFDGSTEMAIVDSSRFGLAMGLGTIGMLIGLGVMLFSIFKPVMNPVVAFIYAGGQGLLLGGFSAIMEAQFPGVVVNALVGTIIVFGGMLGLFKFGYIRNSPMFTKIMVGAGFGIFGLMMVNIVSGLLGFDLGLFANDGNANALQWIIAIGLVVWAAFSFVLDFDMIQEGVNGGAPKKFAWAGAFGLTAGLIFLYWSMLRLASYFMGE from the coding sequence ATGGGCGCGGCATACGGCGATTACAACAACATGACCCAAGCGCCGCAGGCGCAGGGGACGATGACGTACGACGACGTCATCTCACGTACCGCCATGCTGATCGGGGCTACTTTCGTCGGTGCGCTCGTGACCTGGATTCTGGCTCGTGGAGCCATGGAACAGCAGGTCATGTTCGACGGAAGCACCGAAATGGCGATCGTGGACTCCTCGCGATTCGGCCTGGCCATGGGGCTGGGTACGATCGGTATGCTCATCGGTCTCGGTGTCATGCTGTTCTCCATCTTCAAGCCGGTCATGAACCCCGTGGTGGCCTTTATTTACGCCGGTGGGCAAGGTCTTCTGCTCGGTGGTTTCAGTGCGATCATGGAGGCGCAGTTCCCCGGGGTCGTCGTTAACGCGCTGGTCGGAACGATCATCGTGTTCGGTGGAATGCTGGGGCTGTTCAAGTTCGGCTACATCCGTAACTCGCCCATGTTCACCAAGATCATGGTCGGAGCCGGTTTCGGTATCTTCGGCCTGATGATGGTGAACATCGTGTCGGGCCTACTGGGCTTCGACCTGGGCCTGTTCGCCAACGACGGCAACGCCAACGCTCTGCAGTGGATCATCGCCATCGGTCTGGTCGTCTGGGCGGCCTTCTCGTTCGTGCTCGACTTCGACATGATCCAGGAAGGCGTCAACGGCGGTGCGCCCAAGAAGTTCGCTTGGGCCGGTGCCTTCGGTCTGACCGCCGGTCTGATCTTCCTGTACTGGAGCATGCTGCGTCTGGCCTCGTACTTCATGGGCGAGTAG
- a CDS encoding alpha-ketoglutarate-dependent dioxygenase AlkB family protein, with protein sequence MEEDSPSRPEPVDISPGAVFLPDWFNLRQQRDLLEACREWSRPPAGMRTVSTPGGGTMSAQQVCLGWHWYPYRYATTAEDGDGAPVKPFPAWLNDLAGRTVDAAYGPGSATETYDIAIINFYDSTARMGMHRDQDEKSLAPVVSFSLGDSCTFRFGNTEKRTRPYTDVELHSGDAFVFGGPARLAYHGVPKVKPGTAPSGLDLPGRVNITLRVSGFG encoded by the coding sequence ATGGAGGAGGATTCACCGTCACGCCCGGAACCGGTTGACATCAGTCCCGGAGCCGTTTTTCTTCCGGACTGGTTTAACCTCCGGCAACAGCGCGACCTGCTGGAAGCCTGTCGGGAATGGTCCCGTCCACCTGCGGGGATGCGTACGGTTTCCACGCCGGGCGGAGGCACCATGTCGGCTCAGCAGGTGTGCCTCGGTTGGCATTGGTACCCGTACCGATACGCGACGACGGCGGAGGACGGCGACGGCGCTCCCGTCAAACCCTTCCCCGCCTGGCTCAATGACCTGGCCGGTCGTACCGTCGACGCCGCCTACGGCCCGGGATCGGCTACGGAGACCTACGATATCGCCATCATTAATTTTTACGATTCGACGGCCAGGATGGGCATGCATCGCGACCAGGACGAAAAGTCCTTGGCCCCGGTCGTGTCGTTCAGCCTGGGAGATTCGTGTACGTTCCGCTTCGGAAATACGGAAAAGCGAACACGTCCTTACACCGACGTGGAACTGCACAGCGGCGACGCCTTCGTCTTCGGTGGACCGGCGCGACTGGCCTATCACGGAGTCCCCAAAGTCAAGCCCGGTACCGCTCCGAGCGGACTGGATCTCCCAGGGCGCGTCAACATCACCCTACGCGTCAGTGGGTTCGGCTAG
- the fxlM gene encoding methyltransferase, FxLD system: MVFEADSARASMVATLRAQGVLPDRRLEQAFRTVPRHAFLPEYDLDTAYANEALITKWDPKDGPVSSVSQPRMVAEQLIQAGVRPGDSVLEIGLGRGYNAALMGCLVGPKGHVHSIDVDTELVDQAAAILSDIGAQNVSVEAADGAYGNTEHAPYDVIVVTVGAFDIPTAWFDQLRDGGRLVVPLMFASMTRSIAFTKDGGHLISGSMEICGFLSMRGSSADDRGYLDLHNGNTRLYVQDNVVDGLERLPDLFTGQPYTAWSAIPLRFDAGASPYLELWMAGHLDPYGVLVGQHEDLPLGWLLPQGSAATWTNDSIAYVVLRMTDDHRAELGAAGFGPQKERLVSELNRLIAEWDAFGQHDNPQISVFPKTADPKSFPPGRVISKPDSYLVIESSLP; the protein is encoded by the coding sequence ATGGTTTTTGAGGCCGATAGTGCGCGTGCGAGCATGGTCGCGACACTTCGCGCGCAGGGCGTTCTGCCCGACCGCCGTTTGGAGCAGGCGTTTCGAACAGTACCGCGCCATGCTTTTCTTCCCGAATACGACCTCGATACCGCTTACGCTAATGAGGCGCTCATTACGAAATGGGATCCGAAAGACGGTCCTGTCAGTTCGGTGTCCCAACCCCGAATGGTCGCCGAACAATTGATTCAAGCCGGGGTTCGGCCCGGTGACAGCGTTCTCGAAATCGGTCTGGGGCGCGGATACAACGCGGCTTTGATGGGATGCCTGGTCGGACCCAAGGGCCACGTTCACAGTATCGACGTCGATACCGAACTGGTCGATCAGGCGGCCGCCATCCTAAGTGACATCGGGGCGCAGAATGTCTCCGTCGAAGCGGCCGACGGGGCCTACGGCAATACGGAACACGCACCGTACGACGTCATCGTGGTGACCGTGGGTGCGTTCGACATCCCGACCGCCTGGTTCGATCAGCTTCGGGACGGCGGTCGTTTGGTGGTACCGCTGATGTTCGCGTCCATGACCCGATCGATTGCCTTCACCAAGGACGGTGGTCACTTGATCAGCGGTTCGATGGAGATCTGCGGTTTCCTGTCCATGCGCGGTTCGAGTGCCGACGACCGTGGTTATCTTGACCTCCACAACGGAAACACCCGGCTGTACGTACAGGACAATGTCGTAGACGGTCTGGAGCGGCTTCCCGACCTCTTCACCGGCCAACCGTATACCGCCTGGAGTGCGATCCCCTTGCGATTCGACGCCGGCGCTTCACCGTATCTGGAACTCTGGATGGCCGGGCACCTCGATCCGTACGGCGTCCTGGTGGGACAGCACGAGGACCTGCCGTTGGGGTGGTTGCTTCCCCAAGGATCAGCGGCCACGTGGACCAACGATTCCATCGCCTACGTGGTGCTACGCATGACCGACGATCATCGTGCTGAATTGGGAGCGGCCGGTTTCGGTCCGCAGAAAGAACGGCTGGTGTCTGAATTGAACCGACTGATCGCCGAATGGGACGCGTTCGGGCAGCACGACAATCCGCAGATAAGCGTCTTTCCGAAGACCGCCGATCCAAAATCCTTCCCACCCGGTCGAGTCATCTCTAAACCGGACAGCTACCTGGTCATCGAATCCTCGTTACCGTGA
- a CDS encoding MFS transporter: MAHVDSVPGLLRDRAFRHFIASIGCGAFAQRIMMFAVPMISVYVLHSTELQIGITTALNTLAVLLFGLPVGVWVDRLSLKPLLIVTGLARAIAMAAIPVMWLTGWLSFLSLAIVVFLVGTLNLLYETARHSLLPVLVGRRRLGAGNATAAGVHQSLTLSAPSLGGGIVAAIGAPFTLLVSAVGSAVSSLFLTRVSVRRETHHHSDDPHAIREVSEGLHYVRHHRILRPLLYSDMWLNLCAAMYTAVHIVYMARTLHASPTVIGFVLAVAAAGGITGALVTRHLTRAIGQGRTLVASLALLAPFILLLPMIHNDRLVWTVGIGGAGVGFCTIVYNITQMTVRQTLTPDFILGRVNATFRVATALTASTGAVVGGAVAAEWGQRSALWATGLLALVACLPVAKSAIVRCRDFRVYTRLRPWTPARPTRRDY; encoded by the coding sequence ATGGCTCATGTTGATTCTGTACCCGGTTTGCTGCGGGACAGAGCCTTCCGCCATTTTATCGCGTCAATCGGGTGTGGGGCCTTCGCGCAGCGCATTATGATGTTCGCCGTGCCAATGATCTCGGTGTACGTGCTTCACTCCACCGAACTCCAAATTGGAATCACGACCGCTCTGAACACGCTTGCCGTGCTCCTCTTTGGACTACCCGTTGGAGTGTGGGTCGACCGCCTGTCCCTCAAACCGCTCCTCATCGTCACCGGACTGGCTCGCGCGATAGCGATGGCCGCGATTCCCGTCATGTGGCTGACCGGATGGCTGAGTTTCCTCAGCCTCGCCATCGTCGTATTCCTCGTCGGCACCCTCAATCTCCTCTACGAAACCGCCCGCCACAGCCTGCTACCCGTACTGGTGGGACGCCGCCGACTCGGAGCCGGCAATGCCACCGCCGCGGGGGTCCATCAGTCCCTCACCCTCTCCGCCCCCTCCCTCGGAGGCGGGATCGTCGCCGCCATCGGAGCACCGTTCACCTTACTGGTCAGTGCCGTCGGAAGCGCGGTGTCCAGTCTGTTCCTGACCCGGGTATCCGTCCGACGCGAGACTCACCATCACTCCGACGATCCCCACGCGATCCGGGAAGTCTCCGAAGGACTCCACTACGTCCGACACCACCGCATACTGCGCCCACTCCTATACAGCGACATGTGGCTCAACCTCTGTGCCGCCATGTACACCGCCGTCCACATCGTCTACATGGCCCGCACCCTGCACGCCTCGCCCACCGTCATCGGCTTCGTCCTCGCCGTCGCCGCCGCCGGAGGCATCACCGGAGCCCTGGTCACCCGTCACCTCACACGCGCCATCGGTCAGGGCAGGACCCTCGTCGCCAGCCTCGCCCTGCTCGCGCCGTTCATCCTTCTATTGCCGATGATTCACAACGACCGACTGGTGTGGACGGTCGGCATCGGAGGAGCGGGAGTCGGATTCTGCACCATCGTCTACAACATCACGCAGATGACCGTGCGCCAAACCCTCACTCCCGACTTCATCCTGGGCCGTGTCAACGCCACCTTCCGCGTCGCGACCGCACTGACCGCCTCCACCGGAGCCGTCGTAGGCGGAGCCGTCGCCGCCGAATGGGGTCAGCGCTCCGCCTTGTGGGCGACCGGACTCCTAGCGCTCGTCGCCTGCCTGCCCGTTGCCAAGTCGGCGATCGTGCGATGCCGCGACTTCAGAGTTTATACACGACTCAGACCTTGGACACCTGCGCGACCAACTCGGCGCGATTATTGA
- a CDS encoding helix-turn-helix transcriptional regulator, producing MRDRRELTQDVARQAIKSTNIYLHGPAGIGKTTIVDRVRTTLADHKIRQIHTCPTREERRLPNVILIDFISELSSYIPTLPPQQATILNHLLTNTHTDDDPDRMGLLMATAELLRRAGNDRPILIIIDDVQWVDESSAEVLSYVARRIDKLNATFLVCERSEYDSRTTPIHPTNLSEYEIPPLSDREASCLVKRTAPQLTPAQHQQIIDQAHGNPLHIVECADFLSRNSEQPLPRRLNELIAARITPHQSRTQWALLLSALSTRPTLDLLEQCDALPEHCLEPAELSDTIRISPDGHIHFRHPLLPELIQSTTTSSQARRAHHVLANAVDDPVIAARHLILSSPTANEDVSARAVDAADEAADRGAPAAAAELAELAARRSPCPHKAAERSLAAARFSHQAGNHTYAQGLAEAVARCEDARPRTRALLLLADLSGQNIDTAHGYVNQAAESTEGDVELEAEVALEQADIAYHKRDWDASLAYAKAAHDAGLQLGNDTIRLRAITAMASVTLENDPDEAFRLQDEAKQLADGLPLDDRTANTRQLWCTFNLFRGRRQAAWETITALENEARALGRVSELRVILISSATIYYRNGDCERGLAAGRECLDLSEGTGLQSVGEVMGALTEWAGGSFESALSLAQQAFESCQSAGDREWFELASGIAGMASNALGNHTEALRYFADADDAEKLSGHGDPAVCPWHSDYVEALAYSAKRDQARDYLDRLTARVHQHQRQILYLPLARAEAAIRCAAGDMAGAYDLIDAAVKEHGASAEPLEVGRAHLIAGRIAHRLRRRSVAEADFKRATKLFGDIGAEPWRELARQALGQTSLTVEDSPLASLGPTDSRIVELVSAGLTNSDIAATLFLSVKAVEGRLTRLYRRFGVNNRAELVAQVSKV from the coding sequence ATGCGTGACAGAAGAGAGCTCACTCAAGACGTCGCTCGACAAGCTATAAAATCGACTAATATATATCTTCATGGCCCGGCGGGAATCGGCAAGACCACGATCGTCGACCGCGTACGCACAACCTTGGCCGACCACAAAATACGCCAGATTCATACCTGTCCCACACGCGAGGAACGGCGCCTCCCCAACGTCATCCTCATCGATTTCATCTCCGAACTCTCTTCTTACATCCCCACGCTTCCCCCGCAACAGGCCACGATCCTCAATCACCTGCTCACCAACACGCACACCGACGACGACCCCGATCGCATGGGCCTGCTCATGGCTACCGCCGAACTGTTGCGCCGGGCCGGTAACGACCGTCCTATTCTGATCATCATCGACGACGTGCAGTGGGTGGACGAATCCAGCGCCGAAGTTCTGTCCTATGTAGCGCGCCGTATCGATAAACTCAATGCGACCTTCCTGGTGTGCGAGCGCAGTGAATACGACAGTCGCACCACGCCGATTCACCCCACCAACCTCTCAGAATATGAGATCCCTCCGCTGTCCGATCGCGAAGCCTCCTGCCTCGTCAAGCGCACCGCTCCGCAACTCACCCCGGCTCAGCACCAGCAGATCATAGACCAGGCACACGGAAATCCGCTCCATATCGTCGAATGCGCCGACTTCCTCAGTCGCAACAGCGAACAGCCGCTTCCCCGGCGTCTGAACGAACTCATCGCCGCCCGCATCACTCCGCATCAGAGCCGGACCCAATGGGCTCTACTGCTCAGTGCACTGTCGACTCGCCCGACACTCGACCTCTTGGAGCAGTGCGACGCTCTTCCCGAGCACTGTTTGGAACCGGCGGAACTGAGCGACACGATCCGCATCAGCCCCGACGGACATATTCATTTCCGTCATCCCCTTCTGCCGGAGTTGATTCAATCCACCACGACGTCCTCTCAGGCGCGGCGGGCACACCATGTGCTGGCCAATGCCGTCGACGATCCCGTCATCGCCGCCCGGCACCTGATTCTGTCCAGTCCGACGGCAAACGAGGACGTTTCCGCTCGCGCCGTCGACGCCGCTGACGAAGCCGCGGATCGGGGCGCTCCCGCCGCGGCCGCCGAATTGGCGGAATTGGCCGCACGCCGTTCACCGTGCCCGCATAAGGCCGCCGAGCGATCACTCGCCGCGGCACGGTTCAGCCACCAGGCGGGCAATCACACGTACGCACAGGGCCTGGCCGAGGCGGTCGCGCGGTGTGAAGACGCCCGACCGCGCACGCGAGCACTATTGTTGTTGGCGGACTTGAGCGGTCAGAATATCGATACGGCGCACGGTTATGTTAACCAGGCGGCCGAATCGACGGAGGGCGATGTTGAGCTTGAGGCCGAGGTAGCCCTCGAACAGGCCGACATCGCTTACCACAAACGGGATTGGGACGCGTCCCTGGCATATGCCAAAGCCGCTCACGACGCCGGTCTCCAGTTGGGCAATGACACCATCCGCTTGCGTGCCATTACCGCTATGGCCAGTGTGACCCTGGAGAACGATCCCGATGAGGCCTTTCGGCTACAGGACGAGGCAAAGCAGCTGGCCGATGGACTGCCGTTGGACGATCGCACCGCGAACACTCGGCAATTGTGGTGTACCTTCAACCTCTTTCGGGGCCGCAGACAGGCGGCGTGGGAGACGATCACCGCCCTGGAAAACGAGGCTCGCGCATTGGGGCGCGTCTCGGAGCTTCGGGTCATTCTGATTTCGTCGGCGACGATTTATTACCGCAACGGCGACTGCGAACGCGGACTTGCCGCCGGGCGCGAATGTCTGGACCTGAGCGAAGGAACCGGCCTGCAGAGTGTCGGTGAGGTCATGGGAGCTCTGACCGAATGGGCGGGCGGGTCGTTCGAATCGGCCTTGAGTCTCGCGCAGCAGGCTTTTGAATCGTGCCAATCGGCCGGTGATCGTGAATGGTTCGAGTTGGCCAGCGGTATCGCGGGAATGGCGTCGAACGCTCTGGGAAATCATACGGAGGCGCTGCGCTATTTCGCCGACGCGGATGATGCCGAGAAACTCAGCGGGCACGGTGACCCGGCGGTCTGCCCGTGGCACAGCGATTACGTCGAAGCCTTGGCCTACAGTGCCAAGCGAGATCAGGCGCGCGATTATCTGGATCGGCTCACCGCAAGGGTTCACCAACATCAACGCCAGATCCTCTATCTGCCGTTGGCGCGTGCCGAGGCGGCCATTCGTTGCGCGGCCGGTGACATGGCCGGAGCCTACGATCTCATCGACGCCGCCGTGAAGGAACACGGTGCCTCCGCCGAGCCGCTCGAAGTCGGACGCGCCCACCTCATCGCGGGCCGTATCGCACACAGGCTGCGGCGTCGTAGTGTGGCTGAGGCGGACTTCAAACGCGCTACCAAACTGTTCGGCGACATCGGCGCGGAACCGTGGCGTGAACTCGCCCGTCAAGCACTAGGACAGACGTCGTTGACCGTGGAGGACTCTCCGTTGGCCTCGTTGGGGCCGACCGACAGCCGAATTGTGGAGCTCGTTTCCGCCGGACTGACCAATAGCGATATCGCCGCCACCTTGTTCCTGTCGGTCAAAGCCGTGGAGGGTCGCCTGACTCGCCTGTATCGGCGCTTCGGGGTCAATAATCGCGCCGAGTTGGTCGCGCAGGTGTCCAAGGTCTGA
- a CDS encoding S8 family peptidase: MSSYNPRRRMKRTLAAVGATTVACAVSIPLTSTAFAQGSSDEAVEVLGTDSPGTVSNSYIAVFDEEAPKGKKKLSELAEGIVADKADDLDHLYHSSLRGFSFSGNESQAEEVAAHPDVDYVDTVREMESTDTTQSNPPNWGTDRLDQNDLPLDDAYSYPDNAGSGATVYVLDTGINPDHNEFGNRASMGPSFADEDDSTDCHGHGTHVSGTSVGSDYGVAKGADVVGVQVLGCDGYGSTDGIIAAIDWVTEYGDRPAVINMSLGGPSGGEDQAYQDSVSNAVANGVTVVAAAGNDGDDACNYTPAKFDNVITVANSNQNDARYTGYGTSNYGTCVDVFGPGTDILSAAHDSNTEVTSMTGTSMASPHVAGVVAVYLGENPNATPAQATSAVLDNATADTLTDVGTGSPNLMTNTEFMLEGGNDGGDGDDGSDNPDEPSDPSNCADYATTAEGTLSGSGDTAVHPDGSYYYAYSGTHEGCLDGADGTDFDLYLQKWNGSSWQTVISSTSADSQETVSYDGSSGYYRWVAYSYSGSGSYSFGYTQP; encoded by the coding sequence ATGAGTTCATACAATCCGCGCCGCAGAATGAAGCGGACACTCGCCGCGGTGGGGGCCACCACCGTTGCGTGCGCCGTTTCCATACCGCTGACCTCTACCGCCTTCGCGCAGGGTTCATCGGATGAAGCGGTCGAGGTCCTGGGCACCGACAGCCCCGGCACCGTCAGCAACAGCTACATCGCCGTCTTCGACGAAGAGGCTCCCAAGGGCAAGAAGAAGCTCTCGGAACTCGCCGAAGGCATCGTTGCCGACAAGGCCGACGACCTCGACCACCTGTACCACTCTTCGCTGCGTGGTTTCTCCTTCAGCGGGAACGAATCGCAGGCTGAAGAAGTAGCCGCTCACCCCGACGTCGACTATGTGGACACCGTCCGTGAGATGGAATCCACCGACACCACGCAGAGCAACCCTCCCAACTGGGGCACCGATCGTTTGGACCAGAACGATCTTCCCCTCGATGACGCTTACTCCTACCCGGACAACGCCGGTAGCGGTGCCACCGTCTACGTCCTCGACACCGGCATCAACCCGGACCACAACGAGTTCGGAAACCGCGCCTCCATGGGCCCGTCGTTCGCCGATGAAGACGACTCCACCGACTGCCACGGCCACGGTACCCACGTATCCGGTACCTCGGTCGGCAGCGACTACGGTGTCGCCAAGGGCGCCGACGTCGTCGGTGTACAGGTTCTGGGCTGCGACGGTTACGGCTCGACCGACGGCATCATCGCCGCCATCGACTGGGTCACCGAATACGGCGACCGTCCGGCCGTCATCAACATGAGCCTCGGTGGCCCCTCCGGAGGAGAAGACCAGGCCTACCAGGACTCCGTCAGCAACGCGGTCGCCAACGGCGTCACCGTTGTGGCCGCCGCCGGTAACGACGGCGACGACGCCTGCAACTACACGCCGGCCAAATTCGACAACGTCATCACCGTTGCCAATTCCAATCAGAACGATGCTCGTTACACCGGCTACGGCACCAGCAACTACGGCACCTGCGTCGACGTGTTCGGTCCCGGAACCGACATCCTGTCGGCCGCACACGACAGCAACACCGAAGTCACTTCGATGACCGGTACTTCGATGGCCTCTCCGCACGTGGCGGGTGTCGTCGCCGTTTACCTCGGCGAGAACCCGAACGCCACTCCGGCTCAGGCCACCAGCGCCGTACTGGACAACGCCACCGCCGACACTCTCACCGACGTCGGTACCGGTTCACCCAACCTGATGACCAACACCGAGTTCATGCTCGAGGGCGGTAACGACGGTGGTGACGGTGACGACGGCAGCGACAACCCGGATGAACCGTCCGACCCGAGCAACTGCGCCGACTACGCCACCACCGCTGAGGGCACCCTGAGCGGCAGCGGTGACACCGCGGTGCACCCCGACGGCAGCTACTACTACGCCTACTCCGGCACCCATGAGGGCTGCCTGGACGGCGCCGACGGTACCGATTTCGATCTGTACCTGCAGAAGTGGAACGGTAGCTCCTGGCAGACGGTCATCTCCAGCACCTCCGCCGACTCGCAAGAGACCGTCAGCTACGACGGAAGCAGCGGATACTACCGTTGGGTCGCCTACTCCTACAGCGGGAGCGGCTCCTACTCCTTCGGCTACACACAGCCTTAG
- a CDS encoding FUSC family protein: MVKAGIQRSGAQIRDNIKSWTPNEVTPYLAVKCAVGMAVAMGITAALGNPSWSIALMIGAWLGGVGLVTPTARSQASTPLLIGIAGSVVVVLGAITHPLPLLLASAAFAVVMTYVGTIGPNIGATSITVGIVFFLSEQITADTTPFIAALAVAGGCGIQALLTFMPPYQRWTTDRAYLAGAWKALADEAAELAENPEAPLTREEVLTATDQLEHRRRLPESITAARNQIYEIVGAINRVSAARSRLSNTDPDAADLYSDALLLASQVLRTYAESITARKAVSPNWDELLQQLGRHPVATATGTIPVEIGGLLRVLHDADGYAARIISGNDDIISTGTVRHARSQMREGMGRLRTNLRLSSPTAHHAWRHGIVVASAQLIALYFWPGTHGYWIPLTAWIVLQADYAGTLTRGTVRALGTAAGVLLASVISLFIPHLYPVILGMVLLWATVAYLARPVSPMLWNAAVAAYTVFQIDLAGTDVITSGLERVSATLIGAGLALLLYLLTPTWQTRRLGDLLADLIDSYRDYARIVMDRQAHPVDYDANLMRTVIDNVRVNRQAVRTAVDKAAAEPVGGTPESSDVTGVEDALNRAARALIAINADIGRKETTDIPEIDDFANAVDTTYMRLSARARGEAPPGTAVDLEAAAETLMTKLQNGSAASAGRRNVLGWEIQNLVEALQDTQLLVSGW, translated from the coding sequence GTGGTCAAAGCGGGGATTCAACGGTCGGGCGCGCAAATTCGCGACAACATCAAATCGTGGACTCCCAATGAAGTCACCCCCTATTTGGCCGTCAAATGCGCCGTCGGCATGGCCGTCGCAATGGGTATCACCGCCGCGTTGGGAAATCCGAGCTGGTCGATCGCTCTGATGATCGGGGCCTGGCTCGGCGGAGTCGGCCTCGTCACCCCGACCGCTCGTTCCCAGGCGTCCACCCCGCTCCTGATCGGGATCGCCGGGAGCGTCGTGGTCGTTCTGGGCGCGATCACCCATCCCCTACCTCTTCTCTTGGCGTCGGCGGCATTCGCCGTCGTCATGACCTACGTCGGCACCATCGGCCCCAATATCGGAGCCACCTCGATCACCGTCGGCATCGTCTTCTTCCTCTCCGAACAGATCACCGCCGACACCACGCCGTTCATCGCCGCACTGGCGGTCGCGGGCGGATGCGGAATCCAAGCTCTACTGACGTTCATGCCGCCGTACCAACGCTGGACCACCGACCGCGCCTACCTGGCGGGAGCATGGAAAGCCCTCGCAGACGAAGCCGCCGAACTGGCCGAGAACCCCGAAGCCCCATTGACCCGTGAAGAAGTCCTGACGGCAACCGATCAACTGGAACACCGCCGCCGCCTCCCCGAATCCATCACCGCCGCGCGCAACCAGATCTATGAGATCGTCGGTGCGATCAACCGCGTCTCAGCGGCTCGATCCCGACTCAGCAACACCGATCCCGACGCCGCCGATCTCTACTCCGACGCCCTACTGCTCGCCTCACAGGTCCTGCGCACCTATGCCGAATCCATTACCGCCCGCAAAGCCGTCTCCCCCAACTGGGATGAACTACTGCAACAACTCGGCCGCCACCCGGTAGCCACCGCCACCGGAACCATCCCGGTGGAAATCGGAGGACTACTACGCGTTCTGCACGACGCCGACGGCTACGCCGCACGGATCATCTCGGGTAACGACGACATCATCTCCACCGGCACCGTCCGGCACGCCCGCAGCCAGATGCGCGAAGGAATGGGTCGACTCCGCACCAACCTGCGCCTGTCCTCCCCCACCGCGCACCACGCGTGGCGTCACGGAATCGTGGTGGCCTCGGCACAATTGATCGCCCTGTATTTTTGGCCCGGAACCCACGGCTACTGGATTCCCCTGACCGCGTGGATCGTCCTGCAGGCCGACTACGCCGGAACCTTGACGCGAGGAACCGTGCGTGCGTTGGGAACCGCCGCCGGAGTCCTCCTCGCCAGTGTGATCTCCCTGTTCATCCCGCACCTGTACCCGGTGATTCTCGGGATGGTACTGCTCTGGGCGACCGTCGCCTACCTCGCCCGACCCGTCTCCCCCATGTTGTGGAACGCCGCCGTAGCCGCCTATACGGTATTCCAAATCGACCTGGCCGGCACCGACGTCATCACCTCCGGCCTCGAACGTGTATCGGCGACCCTGATCGGCGCGGGACTGGCACTGCTGCTGTACCTCTTGACGCCCACCTGGCAGACTCGCCGCCTCGGCGACCTCCTCGCCGACCTGATCGACTCCTACCGCGACTACGCCCGCATCGTCATGGACCGCCAGGCGCATCCGGTCGACTACGACGCCAACCTCATGCGGACGGTCATCGACAACGTCCGCGTCAATCGCCAAGCCGTACGCACCGCCGTGGACAAAGCCGCCGCCGAACCGGTCGGCGGCACCCCGGAATCCAGCGACGTCACCGGTGTCGAAGACGCCCTGAACCGAGCGGCACGCGCGTTGATCGCCATCAACGCCGACATCGGGCGTAAAGAAACCACCGACATACCGGAGATAGACGACTTCGCGAACGCCGTCGACACCACCTACATGCGCCTGTCGGCACGCGCCCGAGGCGAAGCACCACCGGGAACGGCGGTCGACTTGGAAGCCGCAGCCGAAACCCTCATGACCAAGCTTCAGAACGGTTCCGCCGCAAGCGCAGGGCGCCGCAACGTACTAGGGTGGGAAATTCAAAACCTCGTCGAAGCGTTGCAAGACACCCAACTCCTAGTAAGTGGGTGGTGA